In one window of Tenacibaculum mesophilum DNA:
- a CDS encoding Crp/Fnr family transcriptional regulator: MDASKKAITQHIQNIINNEVLNMLIPEIIDCFKEFSLSRNDFFVKKGNVCSYFCFIESGILQHAVSVSGEEKTTYLALKNSFTSSLKSFLQQTPSPKNIKALSACKLWIINISDFKHLMKHNKAFYQFYYNLVEHQIFLIDDYRIDLLTLTPEERYKKLLVNEPKLLQEVPLHYLASFLGISTRHMSRIRKNIN, encoded by the coding sequence ATGGATGCTTCTAAAAAAGCTATTACACAGCACATACAAAACATTATAAATAATGAAGTCTTAAATATGTTAATTCCAGAAATTATTGACTGTTTTAAAGAGTTTTCCTTATCTAGAAATGATTTTTTTGTTAAAAAAGGAAACGTTTGTTCCTATTTTTGTTTTATAGAAAGTGGCATTTTACAACATGCTGTCTCGGTTTCAGGAGAAGAAAAGACCACTTATTTAGCTTTAAAAAATAGTTTTACCTCATCATTAAAAAGTTTTTTACAACAAACTCCTTCTCCTAAAAACATTAAAGCTTTGAGTGCCTGCAAGCTTTGGATTATTAACATAAGTGATTTTAAACATTTAATGAAACATAATAAGGCCTTTTATCAGTTTTATTACAACTTAGTCGAACATCAAATTTTTTTGATTGACGATTACCGCATTGATTTACTGACTTTAACTCCTGAAGAGCGTTATAAAAAACTACTCGTAAACGAACCTAAACTACTTCAAGAAGTTCCACTACATTATTTAGCTTCTTTTTTGGGAATTTCTACTCGCCATATGAGTAGAATTCGAAAAAACATAAATTAG
- a CDS encoding aminopeptidase P family protein, which yields MKYDAINSQLFIKNRKNFMAQMKPSSLAIFNSNDIYPVSADSTLPFEQHRDIFFLSGVDQEESILILFPDCPKENLREVLFLRETNEHIAVWEGEKLTKERALETSGIKNVYWLQDLEKVLAEMMALADTVYINTNEHYRASVETETREARFTKWLLNKYPAHSVAKSNPILQRLRSVKDQIEIDLIQTACDITEKGFRRVLDFVKPGVWEYEIEAEFIHEFIRNRSKKFAYTPIIASGNNANVLHYIENNQQCKAGDLLLMDVGAEYANYSSDMTRTIPVSGRFTDRQKAVYNAVNRVKNDATKMLVPGTLWAEYHVEVGKLMTSELLGLGLLDKADVQNEDPNWPAYKKYFMHGTSHHMGLDTHDYGLLHEPMQANQVFTVEPGIYIPDEGFGIRLEDDVVVQENGEPFNLMRNIPIEADEIEDIMNK from the coding sequence ATGAAGTACGACGCAATAAACAGTCAATTATTTATAAAAAACCGTAAAAACTTCATGGCTCAAATGAAGCCTAGTAGTTTAGCTATTTTTAACTCAAACGATATTTATCCTGTAAGTGCCGATAGCACGTTACCTTTTGAACAACACCGTGATATTTTCTTTTTAAGTGGTGTTGACCAAGAAGAAAGTATATTAATTTTATTTCCTGATTGTCCGAAAGAAAATCTACGTGAAGTACTATTTTTACGTGAAACTAACGAGCATATTGCTGTATGGGAAGGTGAAAAACTAACCAAAGAAAGAGCATTAGAGACTAGCGGTATTAAAAACGTATACTGGTTACAAGACTTAGAAAAAGTACTAGCTGAAATGATGGCTTTAGCTGATACGGTTTATATCAACACGAACGAACATTACCGTGCTAGTGTTGAAACTGAAACTCGTGAAGCTCGTTTTACTAAATGGTTATTAAACAAATATCCTGCACATTCAGTAGCAAAAAGTAACCCAATTTTACAACGTTTACGTTCGGTAAAAGATCAAATCGAAATTGATTTAATTCAAACGGCTTGTGACATTACTGAAAAAGGATTCAGACGTGTGTTAGACTTCGTAAAACCTGGTGTTTGGGAATATGAAATAGAAGCAGAATTCATTCACGAGTTCATCAGAAATCGTTCTAAGAAATTCGCTTATACCCCAATTATTGCTTCTGGTAACAATGCAAACGTATTGCACTATATTGAAAATAACCAACAATGTAAAGCAGGTGATTTATTACTGATGGATGTTGGAGCTGAATATGCTAACTATTCTTCGGATATGACTCGTACCATACCTGTTTCTGGTCGTTTTACCGACAGGCAAAAAGCGGTATACAATGCTGTTAACCGTGTAAAAAACGACGCTACAAAAATGTTAGTTCCAGGAACTCTTTGGGCTGAGTACCATGTTGAGGTTGGTAAATTAATGACTTCGGAATTATTAGGTTTAGGGTTATTAGACAAAGCTGACGTGCAAAATGAAGATCCTAACTGGCCAGCATACAAAAAATACTTTATGCACGGTACTTCTCACCACATGGGCTTAGATACGCATGACTACGGATTGTTACATGAACCAATGCAAGCAAACCAAGTATTTACAGTTGAACCTGGTATTTATATTCCTGATGAAGGTTTTGGTATTCGTTTAGAGGACGATGTTGTTGTTCAAGAAAATGGTGAGCCATTTAACTTAATGCGCAACATACCTATTGAAGCTGACGAAATAGAAGATATTATGAATAAATAG
- a CDS encoding PLD nuclease N-terminal domain-containing protein, with product MMAYLRMIGVWQIIILLVVVLLGIIPTVIALIDILKSKFKGNNKIVWILVVLLANFFGAFLYFLIGREQKIKE from the coding sequence ATGATGGCTTATTTACGAATGATTGGAGTATGGCAAATTATAATACTTCTAGTTGTGGTATTACTTGGAATTATTCCAACAGTAATTGCGCTTATTGATATTTTAAAAAGTAAATTTAAAGGAAATAATAAAATTGTCTGGATTCTCGTTGTTTTATTAGCTAACTTTTTTGGTGCTTTTTTATATTTCCTAATTGGAAGAGAACAAAAAATAAAAGAGTGA
- a CDS encoding cupredoxin domain-containing protein, giving the protein MKKVVAILVLLVGFAFTANAQKAKTISLEQTKGKFTQKSLTLSEGTYVFEISNKNVGHDVGFVLAPKGKTEEKHHIKNAYVTSLVKNNSKSSSKKVTLTKGEYVYFCPLNPTPQYTLTVE; this is encoded by the coding sequence ATGAAAAAAGTAGTAGCTATTTTAGTATTATTAGTAGGGTTTGCATTTACAGCAAATGCACAAAAAGCAAAAACCATTTCTTTAGAGCAAACAAAAGGAAAATTCACTCAAAAATCGTTAACACTTTCAGAAGGAACTTATGTTTTTGAAATTTCAAACAAGAATGTAGGACACGATGTAGGGTTTGTATTAGCACCAAAAGGAAAAACAGAAGAAAAGCATCATATAAAAAACGCGTATGTAACTTCTTTAGTAAAAAACAACAGTAAGTCAAGCTCTAAAAAAGTAACTTTAACAAAAGGGGAGTACGTGTACTTTTGTCCGCTTAATCCAACACCTCAATATACTTTAACAGTAGAGTAG
- a CDS encoding carboxymuconolactone decarboxylase family protein, with product MSTRIETLNPETTTGKSKELFDAVQNKFGFIPNLIKVMGNSPALLQSYLSLGELNGSGNFSNKFREQLALVIAEENECNYCLSAHTAIGKNNGLSEEEIEQNRQAEASDAKTKAGLKFAQSVTKNKGNVSSVEIAEVKAAGYNDGDILEIVLNVVANTLTNYVNHIAETEVDFPKVEAGKFTQSA from the coding sequence ATGAGTACAAGAATTGAAACTTTAAACCCAGAAACCACAACAGGAAAATCAAAAGAATTGTTTGATGCAGTTCAAAATAAGTTTGGATTTATTCCAAACCTAATTAAAGTAATGGGAAATTCACCAGCACTTTTACAAAGCTATCTAAGCTTGGGAGAATTAAATGGAAGCGGGAATTTTTCAAACAAATTTAGAGAGCAATTAGCATTAGTTATAGCAGAAGAAAATGAATGTAACTATTGTTTATCAGCACACACGGCAATAGGAAAAAACAATGGCTTGTCAGAGGAAGAAATTGAACAAAACCGACAAGCAGAGGCTTCTGATGCTAAAACCAAAGCAGGCTTAAAATTTGCACAAAGTGTTACAAAAAACAAAGGAAATGTAAGTTCAGTAGAAATAGCTGAGGTAAAAGCAGCTGGGTATAACGACGGAGATATTTTAGAAATTGTATTAAATGTTGTAGCCAACACCTTAACAAACTATGTAAATCATATAGCAGAAACTGAAGTTGATTTTCCAAAAGTAGAAGCAGGAAAATTCACACAAAGTGCATAA
- a CDS encoding helix-turn-helix domain-containing protein has translation MAVQDIQNYSYQNIFSLQTVQFEESCVVNSPQQINQYKVFWIKEGTGKYNIDFKSYSFEDGVLFFLSPGQVFSVDSEKIKEAYQLSFTRDFYCIQTHDAEVSCNGVLFNNIYETPFVVPSEKETQKLDFILQNLKEEFELEETAQYDMLQSLLKQFIVYSVRIKKEKDVVKESVETKLFKDFSLLVEQNFKKIHRVTGYAYRLGLSPKSLTKHLQKIGTETPSDFIKNRIITEAKRLLLYTDDSIKQVAFDLGFNDPAYFSRFFTKATGQSPKQFKRSYSL, from the coding sequence ATGGCGGTACAAGATATTCAAAACTACTCCTATCAAAATATTTTTTCGTTGCAAACAGTTCAGTTTGAAGAATCATGTGTAGTAAACTCACCACAGCAAATAAATCAATACAAAGTATTTTGGATAAAAGAAGGAACAGGTAAGTATAATATCGATTTTAAAAGTTACTCTTTTGAAGATGGAGTATTATTTTTTTTATCACCAGGACAAGTATTTTCAGTAGATTCCGAAAAAATTAAAGAAGCCTATCAACTTAGTTTTACAAGAGATTTTTATTGTATTCAAACACACGATGCAGAGGTATCATGTAATGGAGTATTGTTTAATAATATATATGAAACACCTTTTGTAGTACCTTCAGAAAAAGAAACGCAAAAATTAGATTTTATTCTTCAAAACCTAAAAGAAGAGTTTGAGTTAGAAGAAACAGCCCAATACGATATGCTACAATCGCTTTTAAAACAGTTTATTGTATATTCAGTACGAATAAAAAAAGAAAAAGATGTTGTAAAAGAGAGTGTAGAAACCAAGCTTTTTAAAGATTTTAGCCTATTGGTAGAGCAAAATTTTAAAAAGATACACCGAGTTACAGGATATGCTTATCGGTTAGGCTTATCACCAAAATCACTAACAAAACACCTTCAAAAAATAGGAACGGAAACTCCAAGCGACTTTATAAAAAACAGAATTATTACCGAAGCAAAAAGACTGTTGTTGTATACAGATGATTCTATTAAACAAGTTGCTTTTGATTTAGGATTTAATGATCCTGCGTACTTTTCTCGGTTTTTTACCAAAGCTACAGGGCAATCGCCAAAACAATTTAAAAGAAGCTATAGCTTATAA
- a CDS encoding autotransporter outer membrane beta-barrel domain-containing protein: protein MKQNKETLKQFFETGDKPTQQQYADLIDSYIDAKQPEGEANRRFVIDETGEVSIASEQQAPEYTLSPISGTNTVDLLKGGVSVSQIDLTPYLDNTNLAQLVSGTVDANGLATFTRDDNSTFTVDLSSLSGGVNGNFVTIDTNQTITGVKTIGSSLYTEYIQSNDSVNVAKNITSGGRIRTGGNALDFTESGNAGSATIEADIVGSTVHTLQGKSGIIAHLNDIPQLQAGSNITIDATDPLQPIINATAGSGGATDLSYDAATRTVASSTGTDAVIPLADATNAGLQKANFYEEGAFTPVLGGGTYTNGSTTGSSYVRIGNLVHLYLQIQNINGTGSTLDLNIGGMPFPASASGYWISSNMTLFNGSNYANPDKLLVDFNVGSGTLRFRELNGSYIENVNFSNGEVRLNITYRTNIYTS, encoded by the coding sequence ATGAAACAAAACAAAGAAACCTTAAAACAATTTTTTGAAACAGGCGATAAGCCAACACAACAACAATATGCCGATTTAATTGATAGTTATATAGATGCCAAACAACCTGAAGGAGAAGCCAACCGAAGGTTTGTCATTGATGAAACAGGAGAGGTTAGTATTGCTTCTGAGCAACAAGCACCTGAATATACCTTATCACCTATTTCAGGAACTAATACCGTTGATTTATTGAAAGGCGGAGTAAGCGTTTCACAAATTGATTTAACACCGTATTTAGACAATACCAATTTAGCACAATTAGTATCAGGTACTGTTGATGCTAATGGATTGGCAACCTTTACACGTGATGATAATTCAACTTTTACAGTAGATTTAAGTAGTCTATCAGGAGGAGTTAATGGAAATTTTGTTACGATTGATACTAATCAAACAATAACAGGTGTTAAAACCATTGGATCGAGTTTATATACAGAATATATTCAAAGTAATGATTCTGTAAATGTGGCAAAAAATATAACATCAGGAGGAAGGATTAGGACAGGAGGGAATGCCTTAGATTTTACTGAGTCTGGAAATGCAGGTTCAGCCACCATTGAGGCAGATATTGTAGGGAGCACAGTTCATACACTTCAAGGTAAATCTGGTATTATAGCTCATTTAAATGATATCCCACAATTACAAGCAGGTTCAAACATTACGATTGATGCTACAGACCCTCTACAACCTATAATTAATGCGACAGCAGGCAGCGGAGGAGCTACCGATTTATCATATGATGCAGCCACAAGAACGGTAGCTTCTAGCACAGGAACAGATGCAGTAATTCCTTTAGCAGATGCCACTAATGCAGGCTTACAAAAAGCAAATTTTTATGAGGAGGGTGCTTTCACTCCAGTACTTGGAGGAGGAACTTATACTAATGGTAGTACTACTGGCTCATCTTATGTTAGAATAGGTAATTTAGTTCATTTGTATTTGCAAATACAAAATATAAATGGGACAGGAAGTACATTAGATTTAAACATAGGTGGTATGCCTTTCCCTGCATCAGCTTCTGGTTACTGGATTTCTTCAAATATGACTCTTTTTAATGGAAGTAATTATGCAAATCCAGATAAACTATTAGTAGATTTCAATGTAGGTTCTGGAACGCTTAGATTTAGAGAATTAAATGGCTCTTATATTGAGAATGTTAATTTTTCTAATGGAGAAGTTAGGTTGAATATAACTTATAGAACTAATATATACACCTCATAA
- a CDS encoding phage holin family protein, with protein sequence MDKFSHFIFWLLALLSPLNGVLTTMMLLIVVDFITGAYASLKLQIPIKSERIGHTISKFVIYNLVIISAYFLEKHIVNEVPFLKIIAGFIAITETKSILENYNKIYGVNPFKALHSLLKQAGMQGTLEQTTEKQKNNDKEKV encoded by the coding sequence ATGGATAAATTTTCGCATTTCATTTTTTGGTTGCTTGCTTTACTGTCGCCTTTAAATGGAGTGTTAACTACCATGATGTTACTAATAGTAGTTGATTTTATTACAGGAGCCTATGCTTCTTTAAAATTACAAATACCTATAAAAAGCGAACGAATTGGACATACCATTTCTAAGTTTGTTATTTATAACTTGGTAATTATATCAGCTTATTTTTTAGAAAAACACATTGTAAATGAAGTTCCTTTTTTAAAAATAATAGCAGGATTTATAGCTATTACCGAAACAAAGTCAATTTTAGAAAACTACAACAAAATTTATGGAGTAAACCCCTTTAAAGCATTGCACAGTTTGTTAAAACAAGCGGGTATGCAAGGTACCTTAGAGCAAACAACCGAAAAACAAAAAAACAACGACAAAGAAAAAGTTTAG
- a CDS encoding TIGR02594 family protein gives MNNLISVALSQYGVKEVKGSKDHPQIVNYFTSLGFDGGKFKDETAWCSAFANWVAKKAGYEHTNQLTARSWLSVGDSTTNPEPGDVVVLWRENPSSWKGHVGFLIKETRRYVYLLGGNQGNSVSIKAYPKNRVLDFRKLKKNG, from the coding sequence ATGAATAATTTAATATCAGTAGCGTTATCGCAATACGGAGTCAAAGAGGTGAAAGGCTCAAAAGATCATCCTCAAATTGTAAACTATTTTACTTCATTAGGTTTTGATGGAGGAAAATTTAAAGATGAAACCGCTTGGTGTAGTGCCTTTGCAAATTGGGTAGCCAAAAAAGCAGGTTATGAACACACTAACCAATTAACAGCACGCAGTTGGTTGTCGGTAGGAGACTCTACTACAAATCCAGAACCAGGAGATGTGGTGGTTTTATGGAGAGAAAATCCTAGTAGCTGGAAAGGACATGTTGGGTTCTTAATTAAAGAAACCAGACGATATGTGTATCTATTAGGAGGTAATCAAGGAAATAGTGTAAGTATTAAAGCATATCCTAAAAACAGGGTATTAGACTTTAGAAAACTAAAAAAGAATGGATAA
- a CDS encoding EndoU domain-containing protein — MHAHEYGSKHFKHKTNFKDLVVFSDVQQQKIKETAVPSPNIYVEIEKGVKTANKWLLHFNSRLSGEYGDFFLENNSPYGQINKLQYEENDENFAFIQNTIVDFQNGTLPYYKINEKFYIQLDNSIDLEEVIVNATPSPTTRDVKSIQYEAFTTVFISEDGAQLLQAYEAIQNVSAHEVVIFIERSSGSNLFGTVFRIKKGKNVNSLIETNRIRIAKIVRAYGVDVFTNELSKMLEQELKKSTESDFYLVLKKGGQIVRWGADVTLSNLSKFLKSSGEEIGKLQLGENYWKTTDEGKENSKYNPLLPKLNINESFSSEELANSIYKNYVVPIEAPIVTFAERFNKHWLFKELMPFKSERITKLFKHVPGILKEFLDGVKENAQNTYDFINGLLVGLINSIIDFFKSIFDILAILVDVLNGVIQTGKFFEKPGHYLRLLAEGFENLIDLVLNTFTLTNLKAWMQFLIEMPITTAKLLIGLFAKASNTKITIDPGALGYYIGFLVGFIASEVVQFIATGGTANIAKATKAVLKSYQELANVVAKKVVKTAEITVDVVLAAIRKLKEFAKNFVKHLDDLKKWIGELVVKFQAKALVIDNVAYTLVDPVSIFVETVFKIFKASAWRKLNGLGVSMIKNEDGLYSFLYDGKNIAADLTKKQAEEFLKEIFTKFKGKTDDAIKKYLDDIKRIFSEITEDVLKHANHGEFSLPANPKRSMLPGKMRVGGHGQDNLVFLDEIGRKYRVEHTYENGVRIGGVEGHDKRIKKLVEGRNNTGQSWFPKDWNSAKIEEAYKYVVRNNLDAFKQLQDGPPPLFDVYDGVRVGVIKTKGKPATIFPDNAMQPRKSVQELEINPF; from the coding sequence ATGCATGCTCATGAATATGGAAGCAAACATTTTAAACACAAAACCAATTTTAAAGATTTGGTGGTGTTTTCAGATGTTCAGCAACAAAAAATAAAAGAAACCGCAGTTCCAAGTCCCAATATATATGTAGAAATAGAAAAAGGAGTAAAAACTGCAAATAAATGGTTACTACATTTTAATAGTCGATTGTCTGGTGAATATGGAGATTTTTTTCTAGAAAATAATTCGCCTTATGGGCAAATTAATAAACTGCAATATGAAGAAAATGATGAAAACTTTGCATTTATTCAAAATACCATTGTTGATTTTCAAAACGGAACATTGCCTTATTATAAAATTAATGAAAAGTTTTATATCCAACTTGATAATAGTATCGATTTAGAGGAGGTAATTGTAAATGCAACCCCTTCACCAACTACCAGAGATGTTAAAAGTATCCAATATGAAGCTTTTACAACTGTATTTATTTCTGAAGATGGAGCGCAATTATTACAAGCTTATGAAGCGATACAAAATGTAAGTGCACACGAGGTAGTTATTTTTATTGAACGCAGTTCAGGAAGTAACCTTTTCGGAACAGTGTTTAGAATAAAAAAAGGGAAAAATGTAAATTCTCTTATAGAAACGAACAGAATTCGCATAGCGAAAATTGTTAGAGCTTATGGAGTAGATGTATTTACGAACGAGCTAAGTAAAATGCTTGAGCAAGAACTTAAAAAATCAACAGAGAGCGATTTTTATTTGGTATTGAAAAAAGGAGGGCAAATAGTACGTTGGGGAGCGGATGTTACTTTAAGTAACTTGTCTAAATTCTTAAAAAGCTCAGGTGAAGAAATAGGTAAGTTACAGTTAGGTGAAAACTATTGGAAAACAACGGATGAAGGAAAAGAGAACTCAAAATACAATCCGTTATTACCAAAACTTAATATTAATGAGAGTTTTTCTTCCGAAGAATTGGCAAATTCAATTTATAAAAATTATGTAGTTCCCATTGAAGCCCCTATTGTAACGTTTGCAGAGCGATTTAATAAACATTGGTTGTTTAAAGAGCTTATGCCTTTTAAAAGTGAACGTATTACTAAGTTATTTAAGCACGTACCAGGTATACTTAAAGAGTTTTTAGATGGTGTAAAAGAAAACGCACAAAACACCTACGATTTTATTAACGGATTGTTAGTAGGGCTTATTAATAGTATTATTGATTTCTTTAAATCTATCTTTGATATTTTAGCTATTTTGGTAGATGTTTTAAATGGCGTTATCCAAACAGGAAAGTTCTTTGAAAAACCAGGTCATTACCTACGTTTATTAGCAGAAGGTTTTGAAAACCTTATCGATTTAGTACTCAATACCTTTACGTTAACAAACCTAAAAGCATGGATGCAGTTTTTAATAGAAATGCCTATAACTACTGCTAAACTATTAATAGGTTTATTTGCTAAGGCATCCAATACAAAAATCACAATAGATCCAGGTGCTTTAGGGTATTATATAGGATTTTTGGTTGGTTTTATAGCTTCGGAAGTAGTACAGTTTATTGCTACTGGAGGAACAGCCAATATAGCCAAAGCAACCAAAGCAGTATTAAAATCGTATCAAGAGTTAGCGAATGTAGTAGCTAAAAAAGTGGTAAAAACAGCAGAAATAACAGTAGATGTAGTTTTAGCTGCGATTAGAAAGCTTAAAGAATTTGCCAAAAACTTTGTAAAACACTTAGATGATCTTAAAAAATGGATTGGTGAGTTGGTTGTTAAGTTTCAGGCTAAGGCTTTAGTGATTGATAATGTAGCTTATACATTAGTAGATCCTGTAAGTATTTTTGTAGAGACTGTATTTAAAATATTTAAGGCAAGTGCTTGGAGAAAACTGAATGGTCTTGGGGTAAGTATGATTAAAAATGAAGACGGATTGTATTCATTTTTATACGATGGTAAAAATATTGCAGCAGATTTAACTAAAAAGCAAGCAGAAGAGTTCTTAAAAGAAATCTTTACTAAATTCAAAGGTAAAACAGATGATGCTATTAAAAAATATTTGGATGATATAAAACGAATTTTTTCTGAGATAACAGAAGATGTGTTAAAGCACGCAAATCATGGAGAGTTTTCTTTGCCTGCTAATCCTAAGAGAAGCATGTTGCCAGGGAAAATGAGAGTAGGTGGGCATGGTCAGGATAATTTGGTTTTCTTAGATGAGATAGGAAGAAAATATAGGGTTGAGCATACCTATGAAAACGGTGTAAGAATTGGTGGTGTAGAAGGTCATGATAAGAGAATTAAGAAGTTGGTTGAAGGAAGAAATAATACAGGACAATCATGGTTTCCTAAAGATTGGAATAGTGCTAAAATTGAAGAAGCATATAAATATGTTGTTAGGAATAATTTAGATGCATTTAAACAATTACAAGATGGACCACCTCCACTATTTGATGTATATGATGGTGTAAGGGTAGGAGTTATTAAAACTAAAGGAAAACCAGCAACTATTTTTCCAGATAATGCTATGCAACCAAGAAAAAGTGTACAAGAATTAGAAATTAACCCTTTTTAA
- a CDS encoding S24 family peptidase encodes MGISEKIAAIRDAFNLNNFSFSKKIGVTGTTIDSIINGRPQSDGSRKKTKPGYDVLTSIINEFNINPDYLFGKSDIMLKTEPTNIQTYSGVPQVVSVNSSGNENVVYVPIQARAGYLNGYGDSNYIEQLPSFNMPHLNNGTFRCFEVQGNSMVRTFFDGDLVFGKYVENLHDIKDGRVYVIVSKNDGIVLKRVINRIEERGKLILKSDNKDGNYPTYTINAEEIMEVWYVTMFASKQMPEPVDVYDRLHDLESKIVELEEQISSKN; translated from the coding sequence ATGGGAATTTCCGAAAAAATAGCAGCAATTAGAGATGCTTTTAACTTAAATAACTTTTCTTTTTCAAAAAAAATAGGTGTTACTGGAACTACTATAGATAGCATTATTAATGGGAGACCTCAATCTGACGGTAGTAGAAAAAAAACAAAACCTGGTTACGATGTTCTTACTTCTATTATTAATGAATTTAACATTAATCCTGATTATTTATTTGGAAAAAGTGATATAATGCTAAAAACAGAACCTACAAATATTCAAACATATTCTGGAGTTCCTCAGGTTGTTTCTGTGAATTCTTCAGGTAATGAAAATGTAGTTTATGTTCCTATACAAGCAAGAGCTGGTTATTTAAATGGTTATGGAGATTCAAATTACATAGAACAACTTCCTTCTTTTAATATGCCTCATCTTAATAATGGTACCTTTCGTTGTTTTGAAGTACAAGGAAACTCTATGGTGCGTACTTTTTTTGATGGAGATTTAGTTTTTGGAAAATATGTTGAAAATTTACATGATATTAAAGATGGTCGTGTATATGTAATTGTAAGTAAGAATGATGGTATTGTTTTAAAACGTGTAATTAATAGAATAGAAGAAAGAGGTAAACTTATTTTAAAAAGTGATAATAAAGATGGTAACTACCCTACTTATACCATAAATGCTGAGGAAATTATGGAAGTTTGGTATGTAACTATGTTCGCCTCTAAACAAATGCCTGAACCTGTTGATGTTTATGATAGATTACACGATTTAGAAAGTAAAATTGTTGAATTAGAAGAGCAAATTAGCAGTAAAAATTAA
- a CDS encoding DUF6973 domain-containing protein, with the protein MLKKLLFLVLLLPFYTTAQSNWQQFKKLQGAQKTWVLLHPFKAKKAFIVSREASRVSDSLRVSPLLDGDHAGGQVDAFRHAFWMALLKQSIGENAARSLGKAHEKDNYKTYKERKLEDGVIPDQISSDMDLFNNEVGLTLSKKGNNLPKNGLIYRVINAIHQGKLKIIKKDKNGNFLTCNNEIIPKKTLIGKWKNNKCLVSSNYNR; encoded by the coding sequence ATGCTTAAAAAACTGCTTTTTTTAGTTCTTTTACTGCCTTTTTATACCACTGCACAATCCAACTGGCAACAATTTAAAAAATTACAAGGAGCTCAAAAAACATGGGTACTACTCCATCCTTTTAAAGCAAAAAAAGCTTTTATTGTTTCACGTGAAGCATCAAGAGTAAGTGACTCTCTAAGAGTTTCTCCCTTGTTAGATGGCGATCATGCAGGTGGACAAGTAGATGCATTTCGTCATGCTTTTTGGATGGCTTTATTAAAACAATCAATTGGTGAAAATGCTGCTCGTTCACTTGGCAAAGCTCACGAAAAAGATAACTATAAAACGTACAAAGAGCGAAAACTAGAGGACGGTGTTATTCCTGATCAAATTTCTTCTGATATGGATTTATTTAACAACGAAGTTGGTTTAACTTTATCCAAAAAGGGCAACAACCTTCCTAAAAATGGATTGATCTACAGAGTAATCAACGCCATTCATCAAGGAAAATTAAAAATTATTAAAAAAGATAAAAACGGTAATTTTCTAACTTGTAATAATGAGATAATTCCTAAAAAAACATTAATCGGCAAGTGGAAGAATAACAAATGCTTGGTTAGTTCTAATTATAATAGATAA